A window of Roseburia hominis A2-183 genomic DNA:
CTCAATTTAACCTCAACAAAATTTATTTTTCATAAAAAAATATGACAGGCTTCTTTTTAAAGAAACAGTCATATTTTTATTCTAATATATGAAGGAGCTTTTCTTACTCCGTTGTATTAATCACTATTTTATTTCTTCCATAAGCTGTCGGATTTTTCTCAATGTACACCGTGTAACTTCCAGGTCATCTTCTTGTATATTCGATATGATTTTTTCATAAGCTTCTATCATTTTTTCTTTCTGACAATTACTTAATTCAATTGCCTTGTTCGTCAAAACAAGGTACGTTCTTTCTTTTTTTTCATCTAATTTCCAGATAATATATCCTTTATTTTCAAGACTTTTTACCATCTTAGATGTTTCTGGAATCGATAATT
This region includes:
- a CDS encoding MarR family winged helix-turn-helix transcriptional regulator, which encodes MGAGTSAEEFFLKSINVESIFEFVERTDYLFLYSIKECVEKSDCHEGVYLSEVAEYMKLSIPETSKMVKSLENKGYIIWKLDEKKERTYLVLTNKAIELSNCQKEKMIEAYEKIISNIQEDDLEVTRCTLRKIRQLMEEIK